The following are from one region of the Klebsiella aerogenes genome:
- a CDS encoding aspartate aminotransferase family protein, which produces MTAMSKLNPILAGSAASIDAYQQVISQTSQAVAQWLQQPEMYQGRSVDDLRERITLDFTEQGLGNQAAIERAIEYFLKDSLSVHHPQCVAHLHCPSLVISQAAEVLINATNQSMDSWDQSPSATIIEMKLIEWLRAQVGYPAGDAGVFTSGGTQSNLMGLMLARDAFFARQGHSIQQDGLPGDIRKYKVLCSENAHFSVQKNMALMGLGYRSVTLVKTDEFARMDVADLKAKIAEAQANGEQIMAIVATAGTTDAGAIDPLRDIAGIAAEHQIWLHVDAAWGGALLLSEQYRDYLDGLELVDSVTLDFHKQFFQTISCGAFLLKDARHYELMRYQAAYLNSEFDEEHGVPNLVSKSLQTTRRFDALKLWMGLEALGQKQYASIIDHGVTMAKNVAEYVQSQPTLELVMQPQLASVLFRSRPAQMANSDAAAIALLNQRVGDALLDSGRANVGVTEHNGVTCLKLTLLNPIVTLDDVKVLLSLVERTAQELLAK; this is translated from the coding sequence GTGACCGCAATGTCCAAATTGAATCCGATTCTGGCTGGTTCCGCGGCAAGCATTGACGCTTACCAGCAGGTCATTTCCCAGACCAGCCAGGCGGTTGCGCAGTGGCTGCAACAGCCTGAGATGTATCAGGGGAGAAGCGTTGACGATCTGCGTGAGCGCATCACCCTTGATTTTACCGAACAGGGTCTGGGCAACCAGGCGGCGATTGAACGTGCGATCGAGTACTTCCTGAAAGACAGCCTGTCGGTACACCACCCGCAGTGCGTGGCGCACCTGCACTGCCCAAGCCTGGTGATTAGCCAGGCGGCGGAAGTGCTGATCAACGCCACCAACCAGAGCATGGACTCCTGGGATCAGAGCCCGTCGGCAACCATCATCGAGATGAAGCTGATCGAGTGGCTGCGCGCGCAGGTCGGTTATCCGGCTGGCGATGCCGGCGTCTTCACCAGCGGCGGCACCCAGAGCAACCTGATGGGTCTGATGCTGGCGCGCGACGCCTTCTTCGCCCGCCAGGGACACTCTATCCAGCAGGATGGTCTGCCGGGCGATATCCGTAAGTACAAAGTGTTGTGCTCGGAAAACGCGCACTTCTCGGTGCAGAAAAATATGGCGCTGATGGGCCTTGGCTATCGCTCGGTGACATTGGTGAAAACCGATGAATTCGCGCGCATGGACGTGGCCGACCTGAAGGCGAAAATTGCTGAAGCACAGGCGAACGGCGAGCAGATCATGGCGATCGTCGCCACGGCTGGCACTACCGATGCGGGGGCTATCGACCCGCTGCGTGATATCGCCGGTATCGCCGCGGAGCATCAGATCTGGCTGCACGTTGATGCGGCCTGGGGTGGTGCGCTGCTGCTCTCTGAGCAATATCGCGACTATCTCGATGGCCTGGAGCTCGTGGATTCCGTTACCCTGGACTTCCACAAGCAGTTCTTCCAGACCATCAGTTGCGGCGCGTTCCTGCTGAAAGATGCGCGTCACTATGAGCTGATGCGTTATCAGGCGGCCTACCTGAACTCCGAGTTTGACGAAGAACACGGCGTGCCGAACCTGGTATCCAAATCGCTGCAGACCACCCGCCGCTTCGATGCGCTGAAGCTGTGGATGGGCCTCGAAGCGCTGGGCCAGAAACAGTACGCTTCAATCATCGATCACGGCGTAACCATGGCGAAAAACGTCGCGGAATACGTTCAGTCTCAGCCGACGCTGGAACTGGTGATGCAGCCGCAGCTGGCGAGCGTATTGTTCCGCTCCCGTCCGGCGCAGATGGCCAACAGCGACGCGGCGGCGATTGCCCTGCTCAACCAGCGCGTGGGCGACGCCCTGCTCGATTCCGGCCGGGCGAACGTCGGCGTGACCGAGCATAACGGCGTAACCTGCCTGAAGCTGACGCTGCTGAACCCGATCGTGACGCTTGACGACGTAAAAGTTCTGCTGAGCCTGGTGGAACGTACCGCGCAGGAACTGCTGGCAAAATAA
- a CDS encoding ATP-binding protein: MTLWPASLQSRLMLMIFLALLIANALTLSLLLYERMSSARSVMLGNLEYDVATSVAILDRLPAAERPHWLTRLARGNYRYQLTAGQSGDYPTNWRARDAVRSIQEALSGRYPVSIVSVPGPREHIQAHITLHDGAPLSIDLWPRLPAIARWLPVVLVAQFFLLLFCAWYAVRQVVGPMTRFTRAIDALQPAATAAGQMAEQGPQEVQRAARAFNAMQTRIQDHLQERARILAAISHDLQTPITRMKLRVEMADQPELRDKLLQDLDSMTRLVREGIALARSSESLAETRQRMSLNALLDSIVCDYADVGKAVSFQAGKGPDTLLLQPQALRRIMSNLIDNGLKFAEHVEIGLSYPQGGDVIIHVADNGPGIPEEELVAVLQPFYRLEPSRNRNTGGTGLGLAIAAQLAGQMQGRLTLHNRPQGGLEAQVRLSAVALYPSVSVSSSDNPAH; this comes from the coding sequence ATGACGCTGTGGCCCGCATCATTGCAGTCACGCTTGATGTTGATGATTTTCCTCGCGCTGTTGATCGCTAACGCTCTGACGTTGTCGTTGCTCCTGTACGAACGGATGAGCAGCGCTCGCAGCGTGATGTTGGGCAACCTTGAGTACGATGTCGCGACCAGCGTGGCAATCCTCGACAGGTTACCGGCGGCGGAGCGCCCCCATTGGTTGACGCGGCTGGCGCGAGGTAACTACCGCTATCAATTGACCGCCGGACAGTCTGGCGACTATCCCACCAACTGGCGCGCCCGTGATGCGGTGCGCTCAATACAGGAAGCCTTGAGCGGTCGCTATCCCGTCAGCATTGTCTCCGTCCCTGGCCCCCGCGAACATATTCAGGCTCACATTACCCTACATGACGGCGCGCCGCTGAGCATCGACCTGTGGCCCCGGCTGCCAGCCATCGCGCGCTGGTTGCCGGTGGTGCTGGTCGCGCAGTTTTTCTTGTTGCTGTTTTGCGCCTGGTATGCCGTCCGCCAGGTTGTCGGGCCGATGACCCGCTTTACCCGCGCTATCGATGCGCTGCAACCCGCCGCCACGGCGGCAGGACAGATGGCGGAGCAAGGGCCGCAAGAGGTACAGCGGGCGGCGCGCGCCTTTAATGCGATGCAGACGCGCATTCAGGACCATTTGCAGGAGCGTGCGCGGATCCTGGCGGCGATCTCGCACGATCTACAAACGCCGATCACCCGCATGAAACTGCGGGTGGAAATGGCCGACCAACCGGAACTCCGCGACAAGTTGCTACAGGATCTCGATAGCATGACGCGCTTAGTGCGTGAAGGCATCGCGCTGGCGCGCTCTTCAGAATCGCTGGCGGAAACGCGTCAGCGAATGAGTCTCAACGCGTTACTGGATAGCATCGTCTGCGATTATGCCGACGTGGGCAAAGCCGTCAGTTTCCAGGCTGGCAAAGGGCCGGATACTTTACTGCTACAACCGCAGGCGTTGCGCAGAATCATGAGTAACTTAATCGATAATGGACTGAAATTCGCCGAACATGTGGAAATAGGCCTGAGTTACCCACAAGGCGGCGATGTCATCATCCATGTTGCCGATAACGGCCCCGGCATTCCGGAGGAGGAACTTGTCGCCGTGCTGCAACCGTTTTATCGTCTTGAACCGTCGCGCAACCGTAATACCGGTGGTACCGGTTTAGGACTGGCGATTGCCGCCCAGCTTGCCGGGCAGATGCAGGGGCGCTTAACGCTGCACAACCGACCGCAGGGCGGTCTCGAAGCGCAAGTACGACTGAGCGCTGTCGCTTTGTATCCGTCTGTATCTGTCTCTTCATCAGATAACCCAGCACACTAA
- a CDS encoding cytochrome c biogenesis protein/redoxin, whose amino-acid sequence MAVVIAFLAGMLTLLSPCTLPVIPLVFASVRGQKGQLALLLLGMVLMFTAVSLLATAATGWLVSLTIVGRWLALGFLAVVAISLISPRMAGWLSSPVVALGNRINQQSYRGGGLASLLAGLAIGLLWAPCAGPVLGAILSLAWLKGHSAATGILLLAYASGCALMLLLLGGVGSRLITRLRGGLVMSGRLRQLAGGAMLAAVALIASGADRYLQGASELTNRLEQRLSVFLPQTNERVRLEPVVAPQPTSAMPELRGGTAWLNSPPLNNAVLKGKVVLVDFWTRDCINCQHTLPYVRAWANKYRDAGLVVIGVHTPEYPWERSLPQLRAAASQQQLSYPIVADNNYAIWNAFGNQYWPAHYLFDARGQLRYTAFGEGDYAQQEQVIQQLLREART is encoded by the coding sequence ATGGCTGTTGTGATTGCATTTTTGGCCGGTATGTTAACGCTGCTGAGCCCTTGTACCTTACCGGTGATCCCGCTGGTGTTTGCCAGCGTTCGCGGGCAAAAGGGGCAACTGGCACTGCTGTTACTCGGTATGGTGTTGATGTTTACCGCCGTCTCACTACTGGCGACGGCGGCAACCGGCTGGCTGGTGAGCCTGACGATTGTCGGACGCTGGCTGGCGCTGGGTTTTCTGGCGGTGGTGGCTATCAGCTTGATCTCGCCACGTATGGCCGGGTGGCTTAGCTCCCCGGTGGTGGCGCTGGGTAACCGCATTAACCAGCAGAGCTATCGCGGCGGTGGACTGGCCTCACTGCTTGCCGGTCTGGCGATTGGTTTGCTGTGGGCGCCGTGCGCTGGTCCGGTGCTGGGCGCCATTCTAAGTCTGGCATGGTTGAAAGGCCATTCAGCGGCCACCGGTATCCTGTTGCTCGCGTATGCCAGCGGTTGTGCGTTGATGTTGCTGCTGTTGGGGGGGGTTGGCTCACGGCTGATAACCCGCTTGCGCGGTGGGCTGGTCATGAGTGGACGTTTACGTCAGCTGGCCGGAGGCGCGATGCTGGCGGCCGTGGCGTTAATCGCCAGCGGGGCCGATCGCTATTTGCAGGGCGCCAGCGAGTTGACCAATCGTCTTGAGCAGCGCCTGAGCGTGTTTTTGCCGCAGACAAATGAGCGCGTGCGGCTGGAACCGGTCGTCGCGCCGCAGCCAACCAGCGCCATGCCGGAGTTGCGGGGCGGTACTGCGTGGCTGAATAGCCCGCCGCTCAACAATGCGGTGCTGAAGGGGAAGGTGGTGCTGGTTGATTTCTGGACTCGGGATTGCATCAACTGCCAGCATACGTTGCCCTATGTACGGGCCTGGGCCAATAAGTATCGCGACGCGGGACTGGTGGTGATTGGCGTACATACGCCGGAATATCCGTGGGAACGGTCATTACCGCAGCTACGCGCGGCAGCCAGCCAGCAGCAGCTGAGCTATCCGATTGTCGCAGATAACAATTACGCTATCTGGAACGCGTTCGGTAATCAGTACTGGCCTGCGCATTACCTCTTCGACGCCCGCGGACAGTTACGCTATACCGCTTTCGGCGAGGGGGATTATGCTCAGCAGGAGCAGGTGATCCAACAGCTGCTGCGTGAAGCACGGACGTGA
- a CDS encoding response regulator, translating to MERIDHILVVDDDRDIRELIVGYLEKSGYRASGAASGKAMWSLLKNHQIDLIVLDIMLPGDDGLTLCRQLRNDSQQDIPVLMLTARSEDSDRILGLEMGADDYLVKPFVARELLARIKAILRRTRALPPNLQISEAGRLIAFGDWLLDTSARHLLDDSGTIVALSGAEYRLLRVFLDHPQRVLNRDQLLNLTQGRDAELFERSIDLLVSRLRQRLREDAREPAYIKTVRSEGYVLSVPVSIREART from the coding sequence TTGGAACGTATTGACCACATACTGGTTGTCGATGACGACCGTGATATCCGTGAACTGATCGTCGGTTATCTGGAAAAGTCGGGCTACCGCGCCAGCGGCGCGGCGAGTGGTAAAGCGATGTGGTCGTTACTAAAAAACCATCAAATCGATTTGATTGTGCTCGACATCATGCTGCCCGGTGACGATGGCTTAACGCTGTGCCGCCAGCTACGTAATGACAGTCAGCAGGATATTCCGGTGCTGATGTTGACCGCGCGTAGTGAAGATAGCGATCGCATTCTTGGCCTGGAGATGGGGGCTGACGATTATCTGGTGAAACCCTTCGTCGCCCGCGAACTGTTGGCGCGGATTAAAGCGATTTTACGCCGTACCCGCGCACTACCGCCTAATTTGCAAATCAGCGAGGCTGGCAGGCTGATCGCCTTTGGCGATTGGCTGCTGGATACCTCTGCGCGGCATTTGCTGGACGACAGCGGTACTATCGTCGCCCTGAGCGGGGCGGAATATCGCCTGTTGCGGGTGTTTCTTGACCATCCGCAGCGGGTACTAAACCGCGATCAGCTGTTGAATCTCACTCAAGGGCGCGATGCCGAACTGTTCGAGCGTTCTATCGATCTACTGGTGAGCCGCCTGCGCCAGCGGCTGCGGGAAGATGCGCGCGAACCGGCTTATATTAAAACCGTGCGTAGCGAAGGCTATGTGCTTTCCGTCCCGGTATCGATCCGCGAGGCGCGAACATGA